Proteins from a genomic interval of Sphingobacterium lactis:
- a CDS encoding S9 family peptidase: MQKKKLIVPFLLFGAISVAQAQLAPLTVDKIMRDPKWMGTSPSNYRWSDNSAYLFFDWNPEGKDKPDVYRLDVSTQKYTLSTDSIAKLASAPRYIYSKDKSLAVFERDGDLYVKDIKKNKIVRQTETAAWENPLTFLNDNSIVFLREENLYSLNPKHSTLKQLTNFQKGKAKGESKLSAQDAWLKEDQESLFEVFKEEDRKKEKSPKKSGLKPLYLGDGFLAGASVSSDGKYITYRLVYPAKGNRNTIVPDFITRSGYVEDLNMRTKVGNELSGYKTFVYQVDRDTALELSASTIPGIKDLPAYLSDYPERRKKLQEANSDRAVYWGIPSWSPDGQIAVVTAKAQDNKDLWLLKLNPADGTVKVLDRQHDDAWIGGPGIGREVKWLNDHICYFQSEATGYSHLYSYDIHTDQKKQLTSGNWEVQSVELSKDGKQFYISANKEHPGITHYYLLPVAGGELTQITGMKGGNEVTLSPDEKWLAINHSTMNKPWELYLQPNRPGREAKQITKSTTSEFDSYAWRNPDLISFKNRHGDDLYARVYPAKDPHPSKPAVVFVHGAGYLQNVHYWWSQYFREYMFNNMLADNGYTVIDIDYTASSGYGRNHRTGIYRHMGGKDLTDQVDGVKYLVDHYGVNPANVGIYGGSYGGFITLMGLFTEPDVFKSGAALRSVTDWAHYNHGYTSNILNTPVEDPIAFKRSSPIYFADKLKGNLLMLHGMVDVNVQFQDIIRLNQRLIELGKDNWDLAVYPVEDHGFVQPSSWTDEYKRIYRLFERTLKN; encoded by the coding sequence ATGCAGAAAAAAAAGCTCATTGTCCCATTCCTTCTGTTTGGGGCCATTTCCGTTGCGCAGGCACAGTTAGCACCCCTGACTGTAGACAAAATCATGCGCGATCCGAAATGGATGGGAACCTCGCCAAGTAATTACCGTTGGTCCGATAACAGTGCCTATCTGTTTTTTGATTGGAACCCTGAGGGAAAAGATAAGCCAGATGTCTATCGATTGGATGTCTCCACACAGAAATATACCCTGTCCACTGACAGCATTGCGAAATTGGCGTCAGCACCACGCTATATCTATTCCAAGGATAAATCATTAGCCGTATTTGAGCGGGATGGGGATCTGTATGTCAAGGATATCAAGAAAAATAAAATAGTACGCCAAACGGAAACAGCGGCTTGGGAAAATCCGTTAACATTTTTGAACGACAATTCCATTGTATTCCTTCGTGAGGAAAATCTCTACAGCCTCAATCCGAAGCATTCGACCTTGAAGCAACTTACGAATTTCCAAAAGGGAAAAGCTAAGGGCGAGAGTAAATTGAGTGCCCAAGATGCCTGGTTGAAAGAAGACCAAGAATCGCTTTTTGAGGTATTTAAGGAAGAAGATCGTAAAAAAGAGAAATCACCGAAGAAAAGCGGATTGAAACCATTGTATCTGGGAGATGGTTTTTTGGCAGGCGCTTCTGTTAGCTCCGATGGAAAATACATCACCTACCGGTTGGTTTACCCTGCAAAAGGGAACCGGAACACCATTGTTCCTGATTTCATTACCCGGTCGGGGTATGTGGAGGATCTGAACATGCGGACTAAAGTGGGAAATGAACTGAGCGGTTATAAGACGTTTGTATATCAAGTGGATCGGGATACCGCACTGGAGCTATCTGCATCAACTATTCCTGGTATCAAGGATCTTCCGGCTTACCTCAGTGATTATCCGGAACGCAGGAAAAAACTTCAGGAGGCCAATTCGGATCGTGCCGTGTATTGGGGGATTCCTTCCTGGTCTCCAGACGGCCAGATTGCAGTAGTAACGGCCAAGGCGCAGGATAATAAGGATTTATGGTTATTGAAGCTCAATCCTGCTGATGGGACGGTTAAGGTACTGGATCGCCAGCATGACGATGCGTGGATCGGAGGTCCGGGTATCGGTCGGGAGGTAAAATGGTTGAACGACCATATATGCTATTTTCAGAGCGAAGCAACCGGCTATTCCCATTTGTATAGCTACGATATACATACGGATCAAAAGAAACAATTGACCTCGGGGAATTGGGAGGTGCAATCTGTGGAGCTTTCCAAGGATGGAAAACAGTTTTATATTTCCGCGAACAAGGAGCACCCCGGAATCACCCATTATTATTTGTTGCCCGTAGCAGGAGGGGAGCTAACGCAAATTACAGGGATGAAGGGTGGAAATGAAGTAACGCTGTCACCGGATGAAAAATGGCTCGCCATCAACCATTCCACCATGAATAAACCTTGGGAATTGTACCTACAGCCTAATCGTCCGGGTCGCGAGGCGAAACAGATTACCAAATCAACTACTTCCGAATTTGATAGCTATGCGTGGCGGAATCCGGATTTGATTTCCTTCAAGAACCGCCATGGGGATGATCTCTATGCGCGGGTATATCCGGCCAAGGATCCACATCCGAGCAAACCAGCAGTTGTCTTCGTCCATGGTGCGGGCTATCTGCAGAACGTCCATTATTGGTGGAGCCAATATTTCCGGGAATACATGTTCAACAACATGCTCGCTGATAACGGCTATACGGTAATCGATATTGACTATACAGCAAGCTCAGGCTACGGCAGGAACCACAGAACCGGAATCTATCGGCATATGGGTGGTAAAGACCTTACGGACCAAGTAGACGGTGTAAAATACCTCGTTGATCATTATGGAGTCAATCCGGCAAATGTGGGTATTTATGGTGGATCGTACGGCGGATTCATTACCCTCATGGGTCTTTTTACAGAACCCGATGTCTTTAAGTCCGGAGCTGCCCTGCGCTCCGTGACCGACTGGGCACATTACAACCACGGCTATACCTCCAATATCCTGAATACACCGGTGGAAGATCCAATAGCATTCAAGCGGAGCTCGCCGATATATTTTGCCGATAAACTGAAAGGAAACCTGCTAATGCTCCATGGCATGGTCGATGTCAATGTTCAATTTCAGGATATCATTCGCTTGAACCAGCGGTTGATCGAATTGGGGAAAGACAATTGGGACCTCGCGGTTTATCCCGTAGAGGACCATGGTTTCGTACAGCCTAGCAGCTGGACAGATGAATACAAACGTATCTATAGGCTCTTTGAAAGAACCTTAAAGAATTAA
- a CDS encoding DUF6882 domain-containing protein: protein MSLDQIKIDDAFRVLHQRAHEFISDQQEYLEANYGFGQFDQYTVDRENKSITFTNADGTSLSFRFQAVGKLEAANQQWSWRWDANDVSPEELENLDVIKNYGDFYDFTFLTKPTFGASQQIAWALTAIAAYLRTAKGVFRIADGDTAEFIYLQEILA from the coding sequence ATGAGCCTAGATCAGATTAAAATCGATGATGCTTTCCGTGTGCTGCACCAGCGGGCACATGAATTCATCAGCGATCAGCAAGAATATTTGGAAGCAAATTATGGATTTGGACAGTTTGACCAATATACCGTTGATCGGGAAAATAAAAGCATCACCTTTACCAATGCAGATGGCACTTCCCTATCGTTTCGGTTTCAGGCTGTAGGAAAGCTGGAAGCTGCCAACCAGCAATGGTCGTGGCGATGGGACGCTAACGATGTTTCCCCCGAGGAACTCGAAAATCTGGATGTCATCAAGAATTATGGTGACTTTTATGATTTCACATTTCTGACGAAACCTACTTTTGGTGCCAGCCAGCAAATCGCTTGGGCACTTACAGCCATCGCGGCATACTTAAGGACGGCAAAAGGCGTTTTTAGGATTGCAGATGGCGACACCGCGGAGTTTATTTACCTGCAGGAAATCCTCGCATAG
- the smc gene encoding chromosome segregation protein SMC produces MQLTKLEIKGFKSFGDKVTINFNEGVTAIVGPNGCGKSNVVDAMRWVLGEQSTRNLRSDKMENIIFNGTKNRKPANLAEVSLTFDNTKNILPTEFTTVTITRKLFRTGESEYRLNDVKCRLKDITDLFLDTGIGSDTYSIIELKMIDEIIANKDNSRRNLFEEASGISKYKVRKKQTLAKLRDTEADLSRVDDLLFEINKNLKTLENQAKKAEKYFKLKEEYKESSIDLAYYKLENFHTDLMRINEQEEGQKEKLQEVVSLLESKEQGVQASKNDILVKEQHLSAQQKATQEYINKIRSYESEKKIKNAQLSHLQEKETRLANDLNHDKQQLQHIEHQVKRLNEELFEEQQILDTVQQDLDSNKVEVEELRAQQLNAKGKFDEFGRNARALQDQIHALEKEVAVLGIQKDALEQESLRTATDTESKEVELNQFNKIVAELEERVHIQQEQFDSAMRTEEALQQQIQDCEIRIKQTNEELNREVRVIDAKQNEYNLTKSLVDNLEGFPESIRFLKKNAGWKKTPPLFSDILFCKEDYRVAIENYLEPVMNHYVVEQKEDAVQAIQLLSDASRGRANFFVLEALNGQKGATTLPKDDHRMISAMEIISVEDKYKPLCNILLHNVYLLKSEEEINLESPLPEDERIILQREGRFSKNKLGLSGGSVGLFEGKRIGRAKNLENLAKEIKTLQKRIEDLQVDQQKLESESISLKGSSQKEFIDEHRIQLNRLTNELTSVKTKQEQYQTFITNSQQRKQDIELKVAGIIQQLAQSEPAMEALKANAAGNQTELQRLEEAFLEISESLNEKSTIFNQENIKFHQQQNKVNTILRDLEYRETQKDTLSERIEKFTQEAEQVKLDLKEALSHVDDKDTDLGSMYEQKELLEKGLQEMEEDFFKSRKAVNDMEEQINQLRKSKDISDALISELKDKRTALQIELNALKERLSVEFNIDLQDLLENEIPENRPELSELEIRCKKLKKQLDDYGTINPMAKEAYDEINERHDFINKEKTDLLEAKASLMSTIQEIDQSANDKFMYAFTTVRENFIKVFRSLFNEEDSCDIVLSDPNNPLESDIDIVARPKGKRPLSINQLSGGEKTLTSTALLFSLYLLKPAPFCIFDEVDAPLDDTNIDKFNNIIREFSNQSQFIVVSHNKRTIASTDIIYGVTMVEQGVSRVVAVDLRDVA; encoded by the coding sequence ATGCAGTTAACGAAGTTAGAGATCAAAGGATTCAAGAGTTTTGGGGACAAGGTAACCATCAATTTCAATGAAGGGGTTACGGCTATCGTTGGCCCGAACGGCTGTGGAAAATCTAACGTTGTGGATGCGATGCGCTGGGTCCTTGGTGAACAGAGCACCCGGAACCTACGCTCCGATAAGATGGAGAACATTATCTTTAACGGAACCAAGAACCGCAAACCAGCCAACCTCGCCGAAGTTTCCTTGACCTTCGACAATACCAAAAATATCCTGCCGACGGAATTTACCACCGTGACCATTACTAGAAAACTTTTCCGAACTGGAGAAAGTGAGTACCGTTTGAATGATGTGAAATGTCGATTGAAGGATATTACCGATCTATTCCTCGATACGGGTATTGGATCGGACACTTATTCCATCATCGAATTGAAGATGATCGATGAAATTATTGCCAATAAGGACAACTCCCGTAGAAACCTCTTCGAAGAAGCTTCTGGAATATCCAAATATAAGGTTCGCAAGAAACAAACCCTTGCAAAGTTGCGCGATACGGAAGCTGATCTTTCCCGGGTAGATGATCTCTTGTTCGAGATCAATAAAAACCTGAAGACCCTGGAAAATCAAGCCAAGAAGGCAGAAAAATATTTCAAGTTAAAGGAGGAATACAAGGAATCCAGCATCGATTTGGCGTATTATAAGTTGGAAAATTTCCACACCGACCTGATGCGCATCAACGAGCAGGAAGAAGGACAGAAAGAAAAACTTCAGGAAGTCGTTTCGCTACTGGAAAGTAAGGAACAGGGCGTACAGGCTTCGAAGAATGATATCCTAGTAAAAGAACAACATCTTTCGGCCCAGCAAAAGGCGACTCAGGAATATATCAATAAGATCAGGTCGTATGAGTCGGAGAAAAAGATCAAGAATGCACAGCTATCCCACCTTCAGGAAAAGGAAACACGCCTGGCGAACGATCTGAATCATGACAAGCAACAATTGCAGCATATCGAGCATCAGGTAAAGCGATTGAACGAAGAGCTTTTTGAGGAGCAGCAGATCTTGGATACTGTTCAGCAGGATTTGGACAGCAACAAGGTGGAAGTGGAAGAATTGCGCGCACAACAATTGAATGCGAAAGGCAAATTCGATGAATTTGGCCGTAATGCGCGGGCATTGCAAGATCAGATACATGCCTTGGAGAAGGAAGTTGCTGTGCTAGGGATCCAAAAGGATGCCTTGGAGCAGGAATCCCTCCGTACCGCAACAGATACGGAATCCAAAGAAGTGGAATTGAACCAATTCAACAAAATTGTTGCCGAGCTGGAAGAACGTGTACATATCCAACAGGAGCAGTTCGATAGTGCAATGCGAACCGAGGAGGCGCTGCAACAACAAATTCAAGATTGCGAAATACGCATCAAGCAAACCAATGAGGAGTTAAATCGTGAGGTTCGTGTCATCGATGCCAAACAGAATGAATATAATCTAACGAAATCCTTGGTCGATAACCTGGAGGGCTTTCCAGAATCCATCCGCTTTCTGAAAAAAAATGCGGGATGGAAAAAGACTCCACCCCTATTTTCGGATATCCTGTTCTGTAAGGAGGATTACCGCGTGGCCATCGAAAATTACCTAGAGCCCGTGATGAATCATTACGTTGTTGAGCAGAAGGAAGATGCCGTACAGGCGATTCAATTGCTGAGCGATGCATCTCGCGGTCGAGCAAACTTCTTTGTCCTGGAAGCACTGAATGGCCAAAAAGGAGCTACCACCCTACCAAAGGATGATCACAGGATGATTTCAGCTATGGAAATCATCTCCGTTGAGGATAAATACAAACCGTTATGTAACATCCTGTTGCACAACGTTTATCTCCTAAAGTCTGAAGAGGAGATCAACTTGGAATCTCCATTACCTGAAGATGAGCGTATTATCTTGCAGCGTGAAGGTAGGTTTTCCAAAAATAAATTAGGATTAAGCGGTGGTTCAGTAGGCCTTTTTGAAGGGAAGCGTATTGGTCGGGCGAAGAATTTAGAAAACCTAGCAAAGGAGATTAAGACCCTACAAAAGCGGATTGAGGACCTGCAGGTCGATCAGCAAAAACTAGAATCCGAATCCATCAGTTTGAAAGGCAGTTCCCAAAAAGAATTTATCGACGAACATCGGATCCAACTCAATCGCTTAACAAATGAATTGACGTCGGTTAAGACCAAGCAGGAACAGTACCAAACGTTCATTACCAATAGCCAACAACGAAAACAGGATATTGAGCTAAAAGTTGCCGGCATTATCCAGCAATTGGCGCAATCTGAACCGGCTATGGAAGCGTTGAAAGCAAATGCTGCGGGTAACCAAACCGAATTGCAGCGCTTGGAGGAGGCCTTCCTGGAAATCAGTGAATCTTTGAACGAGAAGTCGACAATTTTCAACCAGGAAAACATCAAATTCCACCAGCAACAGAATAAGGTCAATACGATCCTCCGGGATTTGGAATACCGTGAAACCCAAAAAGATACGCTGAGCGAGCGCATCGAGAAATTTACCCAGGAAGCGGAACAGGTTAAACTAGATCTGAAAGAAGCGCTAAGCCATGTCGATGACAAGGACACGGACCTGGGGTCCATGTACGAGCAGAAGGAACTGTTGGAAAAAGGGCTGCAGGAAATGGAAGAAGACTTCTTCAAATCTCGTAAAGCTGTCAACGACATGGAGGAGCAAATCAATCAGCTCCGCAAATCCAAGGATATTTCCGATGCATTGATTTCGGAATTGAAGGATAAGCGTACAGCGCTACAGATCGAGTTGAATGCGCTGAAGGAACGTTTATCCGTTGAATTCAATATTGACCTACAGGACCTTTTGGAGAATGAAATCCCTGAAAACCGCCCTGAATTGTCGGAGTTGGAGATCAGGTGCAAAAAACTGAAGAAGCAATTGGATGACTATGGCACGATCAACCCTATGGCGAAGGAAGCATACGATGAGATCAATGAGCGCCATGACTTTATCAATAAGGAAAAGACCGATCTATTGGAAGCCAAGGCATCGCTGATGAGTACCATTCAGGAGATTGACCAATCGGCCAACGATAAGTTTATGTATGCCTTCACGACTGTTCGTGAAAACTTTATTAAAGTATTCCGCTCGCTATTCAATGAGGAGGATTCCTGTGATATCGTTCTGAGCGATCCCAACAATCCTTTGGAGTCGGATATTGACATCGTTGCCCGTCCAAAAGGGAAACGTCCGCTTTCCATCAATCAGCTTTCCGGTGGTGAGAAGACCCTGACTTCAACAGCACTTCTGTTTTCGCTATACCTGTTGAAACCAGCACCGTTCTGTATTTTCGATGAGGTTGATGCGCCTTTGGATGATACCAATATCGATAAATTCAATAATATCATCCGTGAATTCTCCAATCAATCCCAGTTTATCGTGGTTTCGCATAATAAACGGACGATTGCCAGCACGGATATTATCTATGGCGTGACGATGGTCGAACAGGGCGTATCACGCGTTGTCGCGGTGGATTTGCGGGATGTAGCCTAA
- a CDS encoding DUF4397 domain-containing protein, which translates to MKKQHLLLLIIASIFTLSSCLKDGDATPQSNLPIVGIFNYYPKETGIHLRINGSGVSQSNGAYRGGTFFYAIPGNKKIEIFDRTAPSTAMIDTTLTFKDSVNYSGYVFGTAAKPAFVRVVDEAVENLGTKSAYRFIHLGANTGKVTLKVGDLDIEAFKNRNMETPATLSKSQVFTAGNSGKFEVTAVDEAGNTLAKTESVNFEAGKHYNFVLFGTKGNNDFPLTISTVNYN; encoded by the coding sequence ATGAAAAAACAGCATCTATTACTTTTGATAATCGCCAGCATCTTTACCTTAAGCAGTTGCTTGAAAGATGGAGACGCAACACCACAATCCAACTTACCCATTGTCGGTATTTTCAATTACTACCCTAAAGAAACCGGAATACATTTGCGGATCAATGGCAGTGGAGTAAGCCAATCCAATGGCGCCTATCGCGGAGGAACATTTTTCTATGCCATTCCTGGCAATAAGAAAATTGAAATCTTCGATCGGACGGCACCTTCAACAGCCATGATCGACACCACGTTAACCTTTAAGGACAGTGTAAACTACAGTGGCTATGTCTTTGGCACAGCAGCCAAGCCTGCCTTTGTTCGCGTCGTGGATGAGGCAGTTGAGAATTTAGGCACCAAATCAGCATACCGATTTATCCATTTGGGCGCCAATACAGGCAAAGTGACCTTGAAAGTTGGTGACCTCGATATTGAAGCTTTCAAAAACCGCAATATGGAGACGCCTGCTACCCTTTCTAAATCGCAGGTATTCACCGCTGGCAACTCAGGTAAGTTTGAGGTTACAGCAGTTGATGAGGCTGGAAATACACTTGCCAAAACGGAATCAGTGAATTTCGAAGCTGGAAAACATTACAATTTCGTCCTGTTCGGCACAAAAGGAAATAACGATTTCCCACTGACGATTTCTACCGTAAATTACAACTAA
- a CDS encoding suppressor of fused domain protein has translation MKLSKPDFLKSPLEHFRDSLESSYGEKGQVFREKSVKKKMPFVYTLTFPQTASHGMRTYSYGVSFAPHPDQHNRIELFLEMDATDMAWAHIVGYLANNLRGDCPFLQGEIIRIGQQISSDSGLNAFVVVPAIEESAETQVRDGKKASPIHIMQLIPIFEQEVLTIQKMGLERFLTQIRPQLKNPKRKAF, from the coding sequence ATGAAGCTCAGCAAGCCCGATTTTTTGAAATCCCCATTGGAACATTTTCGTGATTCCCTAGAATCGAGTTATGGTGAAAAGGGACAGGTATTTCGGGAAAAGAGCGTAAAGAAGAAAATGCCTTTTGTCTATACCCTTACCTTTCCGCAAACAGCATCCCACGGGATGCGCACCTACTCGTACGGTGTTTCTTTTGCACCCCATCCGGATCAGCATAACAGGATCGAACTATTTCTGGAAATGGATGCAACAGATATGGCTTGGGCGCATATAGTAGGCTATCTGGCCAACAATTTGCGGGGAGATTGCCCCTTTCTGCAGGGGGAAATCATTCGCATCGGCCAACAGATCAGTTCAGATTCTGGACTGAATGCCTTCGTTGTTGTACCAGCGATTGAAGAATCAGCAGAAACACAGGTTCGGGATGGCAAAAAGGCGTCTCCCATCCATATTATGCAACTGATTCCCATTTTTGAACAGGAGGTGCTAACCATCCAAAAAATGGGTCTGGAACGCTTTTTAACCCAAATAAGACCGCAGCTAAAAAATCCCAAAAGGAAAGCATTTTAA
- a CDS encoding family 16 glycoside hydrolase, translated as MKKVFNTITALLFIQVAAYAQQPGNRTSATKIADVLAQQPAEEQTKFLQAMKELEGFTADDVSALLIGLKPQGGNNAPVEYATNSYAFYVMQPGMDGQRATYVQGLLHALDKLTDKNNKGYVFELLKFCAKNDAIEKVAPYLSDEELAEKAARVLNAIRTPEAAQALHTGLQNAPSEKIAMGITAALGDLEYAEAEAKIIELLGNYNSDNYQLTGLTALSKIGGTASAPVFLEKAKAKNFQFDSSNAASLAVDYAQTLARKEKHKEASTFASTLYKQAAGAKASTIQAGAIAVLADIAPAKQKKELLKLASGEDKLLRQVALDLLAEDASAKDLAKLAGSLRKLDGDAQESVLNFLADKEATVATKAIEKGFSSLKDEEAKVAALRTLSILSKGTNTEFLIQQIPTASEKELAEIKTLLLTAPEQSTIGQVNKALASADPKTQVALLDVLSTRTNAESAAAVLPLTASTDPAVKLAAYKALPTVVNRDNLEAVIRLMDSASPEELVFAQEAAIIAINSGANKDADIQRLAGNISRSAAPSAGKYFPIFAGVGGPEALQAVQNYVGTEGPLKAEAIKALANWTNAESLPTLIRLSKTEKDPAIFETVFSGLIKQLNASEVNPEQKTLLLRDAFALAQNTKQKRAALNNLQSTGTYNALIFASKYMDDAELGGAASNVAMNIAMDHKDYVGSDVRAILNKAAEKLSGSESSYLKEAIVRHLAEMPSEQGYVSIFNGKDLTGWKGLVENPIARAKMSKAELAKKQAEADKKMRESWSAINGDLVFSGHGDNIATVKQYGDFEMLVDWKLDPNGKEPDAGVYLRGTPQVQIWDISRTNVGAQVGSGGLYNNTKNPKDPSKVADNALGEWNNFKIRMVGEKVSVWLNGELVVDQVTLENYWDRNQSIFPTEQIELQAHGSRVWYRDIFVREIPRQEISTLSDQEKKEGFELLFDGTNLDKWTSSPAYEITKQGYIRSNPDAKFGKNLYTKNQYGDFIYRFEFKLTPGANNGIGIRTPLEGDAAYAGMEIQVLDDTADVYKNLKPYQYHGSVYGIIAAKRGALNPVGEWNTEEIRVQGNKIKVTVNGKVIVDGDLQEASKNGTADGKQHPGLQNATGHIGFLGHGTEVFFRNIRIKSL; from the coding sequence ATGAAAAAAGTATTTAACACCATAACCGCTCTATTATTTATCCAGGTAGCTGCCTATGCTCAACAACCAGGCAACAGGACCTCGGCTACAAAAATTGCCGATGTCTTGGCGCAACAACCTGCCGAAGAACAAACGAAGTTCTTGCAGGCCATGAAAGAGTTGGAAGGTTTTACCGCCGATGATGTATCAGCACTGTTGATCGGGTTGAAGCCACAGGGCGGAAATAATGCGCCAGTGGAATATGCGACGAATTCCTATGCATTTTATGTGATGCAACCAGGAATGGATGGTCAACGGGCGACTTATGTGCAAGGCTTGTTGCATGCCTTGGATAAATTGACCGATAAAAATAACAAAGGCTATGTTTTCGAGCTTTTGAAATTCTGTGCGAAGAATGATGCCATTGAAAAAGTGGCTCCATATCTTTCCGATGAAGAGCTTGCTGAGAAAGCCGCACGCGTGCTGAATGCTATCCGTACGCCTGAGGCTGCACAAGCGTTGCACACAGGGCTCCAGAATGCGCCTAGCGAGAAGATCGCCATGGGTATTACTGCTGCTTTGGGAGACTTGGAGTACGCAGAGGCTGAGGCTAAGATTATCGAACTTCTCGGGAATTACAATTCCGATAACTATCAATTGACCGGGCTAACGGCCTTGAGCAAGATCGGTGGGACAGCATCGGCTCCAGTTTTCCTGGAGAAGGCCAAAGCGAAGAATTTTCAATTCGATTCGAGTAATGCTGCTAGCTTAGCTGTCGATTATGCACAGACGCTGGCACGAAAGGAGAAACATAAAGAAGCAAGCACGTTTGCAAGTACGCTATATAAGCAAGCAGCAGGTGCGAAAGCTTCAACGATACAGGCAGGTGCTATTGCTGTTTTAGCTGATATCGCCCCCGCAAAACAGAAGAAAGAACTTTTGAAATTGGCGTCTGGTGAAGATAAATTACTTCGTCAGGTAGCCCTAGATCTATTGGCTGAAGATGCTTCTGCAAAAGACCTAGCGAAATTAGCTGGTTCATTGCGCAAGCTCGATGGAGATGCACAAGAAAGCGTTTTGAATTTCTTAGCAGACAAAGAAGCTACGGTAGCCACAAAAGCAATCGAGAAAGGTTTTTCAAGCCTAAAAGATGAAGAGGCAAAGGTTGCCGCATTGCGTACCTTATCGATTCTATCCAAAGGAACAAACACCGAATTCCTGATCCAACAGATCCCAACGGCATCCGAAAAGGAATTAGCCGAGATCAAGACGCTGCTTCTTACAGCTCCAGAGCAGTCTACTATTGGGCAGGTCAATAAAGCTTTAGCTTCGGCGGATCCAAAAACGCAGGTTGCTTTATTGGATGTGCTGTCCACACGCACCAATGCCGAGTCAGCTGCTGCTGTATTGCCATTAACCGCGTCTACAGATCCAGCAGTGAAGTTAGCCGCCTATAAAGCATTGCCTACCGTTGTCAATAGGGATAACTTGGAAGCTGTAATCCGTTTGATGGATTCGGCATCTCCAGAGGAACTTGTATTCGCTCAGGAAGCCGCAATCATCGCCATCAATTCAGGAGCGAACAAGGATGCTGATATCCAACGCTTGGCAGGTAATATTTCCCGCTCGGCAGCACCGTCAGCAGGAAAATATTTCCCTATTTTCGCCGGTGTCGGTGGTCCTGAAGCATTACAGGCTGTACAAAACTATGTCGGTACTGAAGGGCCGTTGAAAGCGGAAGCCATCAAGGCGTTAGCAAATTGGACGAATGCAGAATCCTTACCGACGTTGATCCGTCTGTCAAAAACAGAAAAAGACCCAGCAATCTTTGAAACGGTATTCAGCGGATTGATCAAGCAATTGAATGCCAGTGAGGTGAATCCCGAACAGAAAACATTATTGCTACGTGATGCCTTTGCATTGGCACAAAATACAAAGCAAAAGCGCGCAGCACTTAATAACCTGCAGTCCACAGGGACCTATAATGCCCTGATCTTTGCTAGCAAGTACATGGATGATGCGGAACTGGGTGGTGCGGCAAGCAACGTTGCGATGAATATCGCGATGGACCATAAAGATTATGTGGGATCAGATGTTCGCGCGATCTTGAATAAAGCGGCAGAGAAACTGTCCGGAAGTGAGAGTTCGTATCTGAAAGAGGCCATTGTTCGTCATTTGGCCGAGATGCCAAGCGAGCAGGGCTATGTTTCCATCTTCAATGGCAAAGATCTGACCGGTTGGAAAGGTTTGGTGGAGAATCCGATTGCCCGTGCGAAAATGTCAAAAGCTGAACTTGCGAAGAAACAGGCGGAAGCTGACAAGAAAATGCGGGAGAGTTGGTCTGCCATCAATGGCGACCTGGTGTTTTCTGGCCACGGCGATAATATTGCCACGGTGAAGCAATACGGTGATTTTGAAATGTTGGTTGACTGGAAGTTGGATCCGAACGGAAAAGAACCGGATGCAGGTGTATACTTGCGCGGAACGCCACAGGTGCAGATCTGGGATATCTCCCGTACCAATGTCGGAGCGCAGGTTGGTTCCGGAGGCTTGTACAATAACACGAAAAACCCGAAAGACCCATCCAAAGTAGCAGATAATGCACTTGGGGAATGGAATAACTTTAAAATCCGAATGGTTGGCGAGAAAGTCTCCGTTTGGTTGAATGGTGAATTGGTTGTTGACCAGGTTACGTTAGAGAACTATTGGGACCGTAATCAATCGATTTTCCCAACGGAACAGATCGAATTGCAGGCGCACGGATCCCGCGTGTGGTACCGTGATATCTTTGTGAGGGAAATTCCACGCCAAGAGATTTCCACATTAAGCGATCAGGAAAAAAAGGAGGGATTTGAACTTTTATTCGATGGAACCAACCTCGATAAATGGACGTCATCTCCGGCTTATGAAATAACGAAGCAAGGTTATATTCGTTCGAATCCGGACGCGAAATTCGGAAAGAACCTCTATACGAAGAATCAATATGGCGATTTCATCTACCGTTTTGAGTTCAAGCTAACGCCTGGAGCGAACAATGGTATTGGCATCCGCACGCCATTGGAAGGTGATGCAGCCTATGCAGGTATGGAAATCCAGGTTTTGGACGATACGGCAGATGTATACAAGAACCTAAAACCCTATCAGTACCACGGATCAGTTTATGGGATTATTGCGGCCAAGCGAGGTGCATTAAATCCTGTCGGTGAATGGAATACTGAGGAGATCCGCGTTCAAGGCAACAAGATCAAGGTGACGGTGAATGGAAAGGTCATCGTTGACGGCGATCTGCAGGAAGCTAGCAAGAATGGGACAGCCGATGGCAAGCAACATCCTGGACTGCAGAATGCTACCGGTCATATCGGATTCCTAGGCCATGGCACGGAAGTATTTTTCCGCAATATCCGTATTAAATCATTATAG